In the genome of Geobacillus stearothermophilus ATCC 12980, the window AAAGTTATATTGACCGAGTACTTTTGAAAATATCACCTCTCTAGGATTAATTATTTCCGTTAACATATGTGGATATCCTTTATTTGTTAGAATCTTTACGATTTTTGTAGGCACACCTTGCAAAACACAAGGGATGAAGGCGCATAAAATATCTAATTGTAAATCTTGGGAAATATTCTTTATATAGGTCATAAAATGGGATTTTAAATCAACGTATTTGTTCTCATAATCAACCAATTTTGAATGTTCAAATAAATAGCTATAGCTTTCTTTTAATTTACTAGGTGTAAAAGTGTTAAAAAAGTAACTTGAATAATAATGCGGATCAGACATCGGGGCATTCAACTTATCCTGTTCTTCCTCACATGCCCCCTTAAAAATAATATCATCATCATCCAAATAATATTTATTCGCTCTTTCTCCAAAAAATTGGAAAAACTCCTCTAATGACTTAATTATTGCTTCTTCTAGACTCCAGCCAGCGCTTACCCCCATAGCCATATATTTCTCTCCTAATCCCAGAGAAAGAATGACATACAAATAAGGATGAAGGGAAATATCGAAAAAAAAGATATCATCCACAAATTTTTTTGCCCTATTTATAAGTTCTTGTATTGTCCTGCTTGTAATTGTCTCCAATCTAATTTGTCTTCCTGGTGATTGAGTAAGCCAATTATGTATAAGACACTGTCGTTCAAAAAATTCTAGAAAGGCCGTATTTATAGTTTTAAAAGAACTAATGTGTGATGCGACTCCACACGAATCGCTATAATAATTAATATCTTCCACCTCATCGTCTGTAAAAATTCTCGCATCACGACACAGCAATACCTTTTTCAGAGGGACATCAACAACCTCAAGCGTTACTAGATCCAGGGCCTTTACTGTTTTGTTCTTAAAATTACCCAAATTAAGGTATAAAGAGAGACGTTCAATATGTTCCCCTAAAGCAGCTTTAGTGACTCGATTAATTTGAAAATGAGTAGCTCCACCATGCGCACCATCTAATACACTAGGTATAGCACTTACTTTTTTGGGAGCATCTTGAAATAGAGAACGATATACACGCATTTCCTTTAATAAAAACGGGGCGCCGATTTTATGTACTTTGTACATTGTTTTATCACCTCATATAAAAACACAGTCAGGAATATCTAGTAATTCCTTTTCTGATATCTTAATAGTTTCTTGATTAATTTTTCTTTCAATACGTAAGTATTGTTTAATGGGAACATGATTATACAAATCTAATGAAAATACTTTGACACATTTTAAAGCCGAGTAGAATTTGTTTTGTAGTATAATAACATGTAAATTTGTTAACCATAAAGGAAAGCAGTTTCTAATATCATTATTAGTATTAATATTAATTTCTTCTCTCGTGTATATATATCCAGGTAATGATTTTAACTCCAAAAGATAAGATAATTGTTCTTCATAATTTTTTTCTGGATACTTTTCATTTAGATAACTTTTTAAAATTTCATTAGATTCCTTTTGCCATCTTAGAACATATGCCTCCTCGAGCGACTTTTGGATTGCTTCTTGCAAATGAAAGGATGAACCAACTCCGCAACAAATGATTTTTCTCTCCGTATATACTATTGCAAATACAACATAAAGTGGCGCAAAGCTATCATTTACAAACAATTCAATGGATCCAGGCATTTCTTTGAAGTGATGGTATATGGGTATATTTTCCAACATATTATTTGATCTTAAAGTGTATCCCTTTTTCCCATACCAAAAAAGAAATAAGGCATTCTTTTCAAGTAATTCTTTTATAGCAATTTTTACTGCTTGGTAACTATCTGGATGAGTTGCAGTTCCGGTTGTATCAGATGGATACGGTCCTTCAGTTTGATAAGTGGTATATTCGTAAGGGAGATAAGCAGGAGCATTTCTTATAATATCCCATGTAAGAACTTCATCATTTTGATTTTTATATCCTCCTAATAATAAATTTCTCCTCTCAATCATTTCAGAGAATGACTTTCTTATAGCAAGTTGTTTAGAGAATGCAATTGCATTTGCACCATTCGGACTCATATAGCCATCCTTAACAAGCAAACCAACCATAGTAAACGCAGGATATACAGCATTTTCTATAAATAGCGAATCCGGTTTATTGAAATGGTTCCTTTGTATATATTCAAATAACATATTTCTTACCCCCATCATCTTTTCTTGCCAAACCACTGAAGTAGTACGACAGGGGCCAAACGAACATTCAACCCAGCTAGATAAG includes:
- a CDS encoding YcaO-like family protein, which codes for MLFEYIQRNHFNKPDSLFIENAVYPAFTMVGLLVKDGYMSPNGANAIAFSKQLAIRKSFSEMIERRNLLLGGYKNQNDEVLTWDIIRNAPAYLPYEYTTYQTEGPYPSDTTGTATHPDSYQAVKIAIKELLEKNALFLFWYGKKGYTLRSNNMLENIPIYHHFKEMPGSIELFVNDSFAPLYVVFAIVYTERKIICCGVGSSFHLQEAIQKSLEEAYVLRWQKESNEILKSYLNEKYPEKNYEEQLSYLLELKSLPGYIYTREEININTNNDIRNCFPLWLTNLHVIILQNKFYSALKCVKVFSLDLYNHVPIKQYLRIERKINQETIKISEKELLDIPDCVFI
- a CDS encoding YcaO-like family protein, with amino-acid sequence MYKVHKIGAPFLLKEMRVYRSLFQDAPKKVSAIPSVLDGAHGGATHFQINRVTKAALGEHIERLSLYLNLGNFKNKTVKALDLVTLEVVDVPLKKVLLCRDARIFTDDEVEDINYYSDSCGVASHISSFKTINTAFLEFFERQCLIHNWLTQSPGRQIRLETITSRTIQELINRAKKFVDDIFFFDISLHPYLYVILSLGLGEKYMAMGVSAGWSLEEAIIKSLEEFFQFFGERANKYYLDDDDIIFKGACEEEQDKLNAPMSDPHYYSSYFFNTFTPSKLKESYSYLFEHSKLVDYENKYVDLKSHFMTYIKNISQDLQLDILCAFIPCVLQGVPTKIVKILTNKGYPHMLTEIINPREVIFSKVLGQYNFPNEHKPIPFP